In a genomic window of Pokkaliibacter sp. MBI-7:
- a CDS encoding pseudouridine synthase yields the protein MIKYPVRLDKLIAHLTGITRSQCKQLLRAGAATINGESCRDGAHHVKEQDNVLWQGEALRSSSPLYLLLHKPAGYVSSTTDSEHLSALHLVDASLRSRLHIAGRLDVDTTGALLLTDDGDWSHRVTSPRHQKSKTYLVTLARPIREEELLPLRQGIMLHGEENATLPAEAVWLSDHQVRLTICEGRYHQVKRMFAAIGNHVSALHREQVGSLTLEGLQAGQWRHLSAAEVAAF from the coding sequence ATGATTAAGTATCCTGTTCGCCTTGATAAGCTGATCGCCCACCTGACCGGAATAACCCGCTCTCAGTGCAAACAGCTACTCAGGGCAGGCGCAGCCACCATCAATGGTGAGTCCTGCCGTGATGGTGCGCACCATGTGAAGGAACAGGACAACGTTCTCTGGCAAGGAGAGGCACTGCGCAGTTCTTCTCCCCTCTACCTGTTACTTCACAAGCCAGCAGGCTATGTCAGTTCCACGACAGACAGCGAACACCTGTCGGCACTGCACCTCGTTGACGCGTCACTTCGCTCGCGCCTGCATATCGCCGGTCGGCTGGACGTGGATACCACCGGTGCGCTGCTGCTGACTGATGATGGTGACTGGTCCCATCGTGTCACTTCTCCACGTCACCAGAAATCCAAGACCTATCTGGTCACCCTTGCCCGCCCGATCCGAGAAGAAGAGCTGCTACCTCTGCGACAGGGCATCATGCTCCATGGTGAAGAGAACGCTACCCTGCCTGCTGAGGCCGTGTGGTTGTCAGATCATCAGGTCAGACTAACTATCTGCGAAGGTCGCTACCACCAGGTCAAACGCATGTTCGCTGCTATCGGCAACCACGTCTCAGCGCTGCATCGGGAGCAGGTTGGTTCCCTTACACTGGAAGGTTTGCAGGCAGGACAATGGCGACATTTGTCAGCAGCAGAGGTTGCCGCGTTCTGA
- the hisC gene encoding histidinol-phosphate transaminase → MSQFWSEVVNRLTPYVPGEQPKITNLVKLNTNENPYPPSPAVLEAIHHETHANLRLYPDPNSSRLKQAIADYHQLSLDQVFVGNGSDEVLALVFQALLKHDKPLLYPDITYSFYPVYCGLYDIEAELIPLAEDFSIRIEDYRRPNGGIIFPNPNAPTGCLLPLAAVEQLLQMHPESVVVVDEAYIDFGGESAISLVSQYPNLLVIQTLSKSRSLAGLRVGFAVGQADLIDALERVKNSFNSYPLDRLAVAGATAAFADDAYFRDTCSKVIASRESLTSSLTQLGFEVLPSAANFIFARHPQRDAVQLAASLREKGIIVRHFKLPRIDQFLRISIGTEEECSALVTELTRILHL, encoded by the coding sequence ATGAGCCAGTTCTGGAGCGAGGTTGTAAACCGACTGACCCCCTACGTGCCCGGTGAACAGCCCAAGATTACCAATCTTGTCAAACTGAACACCAACGAGAACCCCTACCCGCCGTCACCGGCTGTGCTCGAAGCCATCCATCACGAAACTCATGCCAATCTGCGCCTCTATCCCGACCCCAACAGCAGCCGTCTGAAACAGGCGATTGCCGACTATCACCAGCTGAGTCTGGACCAGGTTTTTGTCGGCAATGGCTCTGATGAGGTACTCGCTCTGGTGTTTCAGGCTTTGCTAAAGCATGACAAGCCACTGCTCTACCCTGATATCACCTACAGTTTCTACCCGGTGTACTGTGGGCTATACGATATCGAGGCTGAGCTGATCCCTCTGGCAGAAGACTTCAGCATTCGTATAGAGGACTATCGGCGCCCCAACGGTGGCATTATTTTCCCTAACCCCAATGCACCTACTGGCTGCTTACTGCCACTGGCGGCGGTGGAACAACTGCTGCAGATGCACCCTGAGTCGGTAGTCGTGGTAGACGAAGCCTACATCGACTTTGGCGGCGAATCTGCGATCAGTCTGGTCAGTCAGTACCCCAACCTGCTGGTCATCCAGACACTGTCCAAGTCTCGGTCACTGGCAGGCCTGCGTGTTGGCTTCGCTGTAGGCCAGGCCGATCTGATTGATGCACTTGAGCGAGTCAAAAACAGCTTCAACTCCTATCCTCTGGATCGACTGGCTGTGGCAGGCGCTACAGCGGCCTTTGCAGATGACGCATACTTCCGTGACACCTGCAGCAAGGTCATTGCCAGCCGTGAATCACTGACGTCTTCGCTGACCCAGCTAGGTTTTGAAGTACTGCCATCGGCAGCCAACTTCATCTTCGCCCGCCATCCCCAGCGGGATGCGGTGCAGCTGGCAGCCTCGCTGCGTGAGAAAGGCATTATCGTGCGTCATTTCAAATTGCCGCGTATCGACCAGTTCCTGCGTATCTCTATTGGTACCGAAGAGGAATGCAGTGCGCTGGTAACCGAGCTGACCCGTATCCTGCATTTATAA
- the dbpA gene encoding ATP-dependent RNA helicase DbpA encodes MTSSTPPTESQAFASLSLPDSMLDNLANLGFEQMTPVQAASLPASLDGKDVIAKAKTGSGKTLAFALPMLTRLDPAMYAVQGLVLCPTRELADQVAKEVRKLARFLPNIKVLTLCGGMPIGPQIGSLEHGAHIVVGTPGRIEDHLRKQTLDLSRVSTLVLDEADRMLDMGFFDSISNIISKTPGSRQSLLFSATYPDSIATLSYDFMREPVTVEIDTQHTQTVIRQRVIQVEKDQRDEVLVGLLSHYQPASCVVFCNTRQSSEAVTDILRAYGFSALALHGDKEQKERDLILARFANRSCSILVATDVAARGLDVDDVEAVINYEMTRDAEVHVHRSGRTGRAGREGLVINLLTASEAHKLDGIQKELNVELTVEPCAKWLSIPLAPYKAPMVSLQLDGGRKNKVRPGDILGALTGAIGLQGSQVGKIAIFDFHALVAVEFDASRRALDGLSEGKIKGRSFRVRRLR; translated from the coding sequence ATGACTTCCTCTACGCCACCGACCGAAAGCCAGGCATTCGCTTCACTGTCGTTGCCGGATTCAATGCTCGATAACCTGGCCAATCTTGGCTTTGAGCAGATGACGCCGGTGCAGGCAGCCAGCCTGCCAGCCTCGCTGGACGGCAAGGATGTGATTGCCAAGGCGAAAACCGGTAGTGGTAAGACCCTGGCATTTGCCCTGCCTATGCTGACTCGCCTTGATCCTGCAATGTACGCGGTGCAGGGGCTGGTGTTGTGTCCAACGCGCGAGCTGGCTGATCAGGTCGCAAAAGAAGTGCGTAAGCTGGCGCGTTTTCTGCCTAATATCAAAGTACTGACACTGTGTGGGGGTATGCCTATCGGCCCACAGATCGGCTCACTGGAGCACGGTGCGCATATAGTGGTCGGTACTCCGGGACGTATCGAAGACCATTTGCGTAAACAGACACTGGATCTTAGCCGGGTCAGTACTCTGGTGCTGGATGAAGCCGACCGTATGCTGGACATGGGCTTCTTTGACAGTATCAGCAATATCATCAGCAAGACGCCCGGCAGCCGCCAAAGCCTGCTGTTCTCTGCCACCTACCCAGACTCCATTGCCACTCTGAGCTATGACTTCATGCGTGAGCCGGTGACGGTGGAAATTGATACCCAGCATACGCAGACGGTCATACGGCAGCGTGTCATCCAGGTCGAAAAGGATCAGCGTGATGAAGTACTGGTGGGGCTGTTGAGTCATTATCAGCCAGCGTCCTGCGTGGTGTTCTGTAATACCCGTCAGAGTAGTGAGGCGGTCACTGATATTCTGCGTGCCTATGGTTTTTCAGCGCTGGCCTTGCATGGCGACAAGGAGCAAAAGGAGCGAGACCTGATACTTGCCCGCTTTGCCAATCGCAGCTGTTCCATTCTGGTGGCGACCGATGTGGCTGCCCGTGGTCTGGATGTGGATGACGTCGAGGCCGTAATCAATTACGAAATGACCCGTGATGCCGAGGTTCATGTTCACCGTAGTGGTCGTACCGGGCGAGCTGGTCGTGAAGGTCTGGTCATTAACCTGCTGACCGCCAGTGAAGCCCACAAACTGGATGGGATTCAGAAAGAACTGAACGTGGAGCTGACGGTTGAGCCCTGTGCCAAATGGCTGTCCATTCCACTGGCGCCCTACAAGGCACCGATGGTCAGCCTGCAGCTGGACGGCGGTCGTAAAAACAAAGTTCGACCCGGAGACATTCTGGGAGCGTTGACGGGGGCGATAGGCCTGCAGGGAAGTCAGGTGGGTAAAATTGCCATCTTTGATTTCCACGCTTTGGTGGCGGTGGAGTTTGATGCGTCTCGCCGGGCTCTGGATGGCCTCAGTGAAGGCAAGATCAAGGGTCGTTCATTCAGGGTACGGCGCCTGCGTTAA
- a CDS encoding ATP-binding protein, translating to MSTTAPDSKQISLRPLSRREFRGISRRARHLLSMPEGSGVDFKRDLSGIKSHLLVAFANSAEGGALLVGVEEYTTTSGVQRGRVVGCPVDDDARLLILNKASDCIPNIDIQIYVENLSTRPFLRIEIPSGKHKPYCTQKGEYTTRTDARTRALYPDELLNLFMDREGELFLSRFREAATRLEQTLQGISYSLGQDLPDISTHLISLDQQLLNLNSQLGQAETALKHMFDSNQNHSDSLAELLSVHCTNLNELRQLGKAYLKAEVIHQKRLLELEKLIQQMLKAEVAE from the coding sequence ATGTCCACTACAGCGCCTGATAGCAAACAGATCAGTCTTCGCCCACTGTCGCGGCGAGAGTTTCGCGGCATCAGCCGAAGAGCCAGGCACCTGTTGTCCATGCCGGAAGGTAGCGGTGTGGACTTCAAGCGTGACTTGAGTGGAATTAAAAGCCATTTGCTGGTGGCGTTCGCCAATTCAGCGGAGGGTGGTGCACTGCTGGTGGGCGTGGAAGAGTACACCACTACCAGCGGTGTGCAACGCGGCCGGGTGGTTGGCTGCCCGGTCGATGATGATGCACGGCTGCTGATCCTGAACAAGGCATCCGACTGCATACCTAACATCGACATTCAGATTTATGTTGAAAACCTGTCAACCAGGCCCTTCCTGCGTATTGAAATTCCCTCTGGCAAGCACAAGCCTTACTGCACCCAGAAAGGTGAGTACACCACGCGAACAGATGCGCGAACCCGTGCGCTTTATCCCGACGAGTTACTGAATCTGTTCATGGATCGTGAGGGTGAGTTGTTTCTGTCACGCTTTCGCGAGGCTGCGACTCGTCTTGAGCAGACATTGCAGGGCATCAGCTATTCACTGGGGCAGGACTTGCCTGATATCAGCACTCATCTGATCAGTCTGGATCAGCAGTTGCTCAATCTGAACAGTCAGCTGGGGCAGGCAGAGACCGCTCTCAAACATATGTTTGACTCCAACCAGAATCATTCAGACTCCCTGGCCGAGTTGCTCAGCGTTCATTGCACTAACCTGAATGAGCTGAGGCAGCTGGGAAAAGCCTATCTGAAGGCAGAGGTGATCCATCAGAAACGTCTGCTGGAGCTGGAAAAGCTGATTCAGCAAATGTTGAAGGCTGAGGTTGCCGAATAG
- a CDS encoding peptidylprolyl isomerase: MVILNTNFGAIKIELNHEKAPKTAANFEQYVKDGFYNGVIFHRVIDGFMIQGGGFEPGMTQKSTNASIENEADNGLSNDAGTIAMARTMDPHSASAQFFINVSNNTFLNHRAKTMDAWGYCVFGQVVEGMDVVNKIKAVATTYKGGHQDVPVEDVVIESAEIA; encoded by the coding sequence ATGGTTATTCTGAACACCAACTTCGGTGCCATCAAAATCGAACTGAATCATGAAAAGGCCCCCAAAACCGCGGCCAATTTTGAACAGTACGTGAAAGACGGCTTTTACAACGGCGTCATCTTCCATCGCGTTATCGATGGATTCATGATTCAGGGCGGCGGCTTTGAGCCAGGCATGACCCAGAAATCAACCAACGCTTCGATTGAAAACGAAGCCGACAATGGCCTGTCAAACGACGCTGGCACCATCGCCATGGCGCGTACCATGGACCCACACTCTGCTTCCGCCCAGTTCTTTATCAACGTCAGCAACAACACCTTCCTGAACCACCGTGCCAAGACCATGGATGCATGGGGCTACTGCGTATTTGGTCAGGTAGTAGAAGGCATGGACGTAGTCAACAAAATCAAGGCCGTTGCCACCACTTATAAAGGTGGTCATCAGGACGTGCCTGTAGAAGATGTGGTTATCGAGAGCGCCGAGATCGCCTGA
- a CDS encoding glutamine--tRNA ligase/YqeY domain fusion protein, producing the protein MSSNDNNAPNHFLRQIIDADLASGKHTKIVTRFPPEPNGYLHIGHAKSICLNFGLAQHFQGECNLRFDDTNPEKESQEFIDSIKEDIHWLGFNWAGEVRYASDYFDQLYTWAVELIENGKAFVCHLTPEQMREYRGSLTEPGKHSPYRDRPVAESLAEFEKMRAGGYKEGEAVLRAKIDMASPNINLRDPIIYRVRHVHHHQTGDKWCIYPTYDFTHGQSDAIEGITHSICTLEFEDHRPLYEWYLDNISAPCKPRQYEFARLNLNYTVTSKRKLKQLVDEQHVNGWDDPRMPTISGLRRRGYTAAALRDFCERIGVTRSDGVVDVGTLEFSIREDLDAKAPRAMCVLDPVKVVITNFDADKVEDVVLSNHPKDESMGTRVAPLTREVYIEREDFAEVAPKKWKRMAPEQYVRLRGSYVVRCDEVIKDEQGNVVELRCSYDPASAGASTEYKVNGVIHWVSASKGVKCEVRLYDRLFTEADPEGDKDKSFLEVINPESLVVTTTAWAEPSLTQASSEDRFQFERLGYFVCDRYDHSADKLVFNRTVGLRDSWAKIQQKG; encoded by the coding sequence ATGAGCAGCAACGACAATAACGCGCCCAACCATTTCCTGCGTCAGATTATTGATGCCGATCTGGCCTCTGGCAAACACACTAAGATCGTTACCCGATTCCCGCCGGAACCCAATGGCTATCTGCATATCGGCCATGCCAAGTCCATCTGCCTTAACTTTGGTCTGGCACAACACTTCCAGGGCGAATGCAATCTGCGTTTTGATGACACCAACCCTGAGAAAGAAAGCCAGGAGTTTATTGACTCCATCAAGGAAGATATCCACTGGCTTGGCTTCAACTGGGCGGGAGAGGTGCGTTATGCCTCTGATTACTTTGACCAGCTCTACACCTGGGCGGTTGAGCTGATCGAAAACGGCAAGGCATTCGTTTGCCATCTGACGCCGGAGCAGATGCGTGAGTATCGTGGCTCCCTGACTGAACCAGGCAAACATAGTCCTTATCGCGATCGTCCTGTCGCAGAAAGCCTTGCTGAGTTCGAAAAAATGCGGGCGGGTGGATATAAGGAAGGCGAAGCGGTATTGCGTGCCAAGATCGATATGGCATCGCCGAATATCAATCTGCGTGATCCGATCATTTACCGTGTGCGCCACGTTCATCATCACCAGACAGGTGACAAGTGGTGCATTTATCCCACGTACGACTTCACCCACGGTCAGTCGGATGCTATCGAGGGTATTACTCACTCCATCTGTACCCTGGAGTTTGAGGACCATCGCCCCTTGTACGAATGGTATCTGGACAATATCAGCGCACCCTGCAAACCACGTCAGTACGAGTTTGCCCGTCTGAACCTGAATTACACCGTGACTTCCAAGCGCAAGCTGAAGCAGCTGGTGGATGAGCAGCACGTCAACGGCTGGGATGATCCTCGCATGCCGACCATTTCCGGTCTGCGTCGTCGTGGTTACACCGCCGCTGCCCTGCGTGACTTCTGTGAGCGCATTGGCGTCACTCGTAGTGATGGCGTAGTGGATGTGGGTACCCTGGAATTCAGTATTCGTGAGGATCTGGATGCCAAAGCACCACGTGCCATGTGTGTGCTGGACCCGGTCAAAGTGGTTATTACCAACTTCGACGCTGATAAGGTCGAGGATGTGGTGCTGTCGAATCATCCCAAGGATGAAAGTATGGGCACCCGCGTTGCGCCATTGACCCGCGAGGTCTACATCGAGCGTGAAGATTTCGCTGAAGTCGCCCCGAAAAAGTGGAAGCGCATGGCGCCAGAGCAATATGTACGCCTGCGTGGCAGCTATGTGGTGCGTTGTGACGAAGTCATCAAAGACGAGCAGGGTAATGTGGTTGAGCTGCGTTGCAGCTACGATCCAGCATCTGCCGGTGCAAGCACTGAATACAAGGTCAACGGCGTGATTCACTGGGTCTCGGCGAGCAAGGGCGTGAAGTGTGAAGTGCGTCTGTATGATCGTCTGTTCACCGAGGCGGATCCTGAAGGCGACAAGGACAAATCCTTCCTGGAAGTGATCAACCCTGAGTCGCTGGTCGTTACGACCACTGCCTGGGCTGAGCCCAGCCTGACACAGGCAAGCTCGGAGGATCGTTTCCAGTTCGAGCGTCTGGGGTATTTCGTCTGTGATCGCTATGACCACAGCGCTGACAAGCTGGTATTCAACCGCACTGTTGGCCTGCGTGATTCCTGGGCCAAGATTCAGCAGAAAGGCTGA
- the pepN gene encoding aminopeptidase N — translation MMSQDNAKTVYLKDYQPPAFSVESVELTFSLFEEQCQVLSHLRIKRQHPGQLVLNGGQHAEVLRVEVNGELLHESGYRVNGEDWVIEAVPDEATLTVLTQLQPQNNTTLEGLYKSSSMYCTQCEAEGFRQITLYPDRPDVMSVFTTRIEADKALYPVLLSNGNLVEQGELENGRHFAVWHDPFRKPSYLFALVAGDLQHIEDSFTTMSGRAVTLRLYTEARNISKTEFAMGALQRSMKWDEETYGREYDLDLFNIVAVDDFNMGAMENKSLNIFNSSCVLARADTTTDAGFQRIEAIVAHEYFHNWSGNRVTCRDWFQLSLKEGFTVFRDSQFSSDMGSAAVKRIEDVTLLRTAQFAEDAGPTSHPVRPDNYMEISNFYTLTIYEKGAEVVRMIHTLLGAELFRLGSDLYFERFDGQAVTCDDFVRCMEEVSGRDLSQFMRWYTQAGTPRLQVTDEYDAATGTYYLDVRQSCPATPGQEQKLPFHIPLAVGLLYPDGTEHHLQGDSTLVLDVTEAEQRFMFKGITQRPIPSLLRGFSAPVKLDYPYSREELSFLMSHDTDGFNRWEAGQRLAMAVLQEQIGAIQAGEELEVDPALIAAFERVLDDTDLDYAVAAKVLTLPSEAYLAENAQVIDVEAIHQARRRVRKVLADALCARFRERYHATEPDGVYAFHGSSIGQRALNNLCLGYLLATEREEALELVRQQYAEADNMTDSMGALAAVVHSPFTTVADELLGQFYGRWSEDALVVNQWLSLQASVAGEGTLAKVQSLLQHAAFDWRNPNKVRSVLGAYGQSSVGFHRADGAGYEFLADQVIHLDPMNPQLASRMVTPLTRWRRYPTARQAQMRAALERIAAQPLSKDVYEIVSKSLA, via the coding sequence ATGATGAGTCAGGATAACGCCAAAACAGTTTATCTGAAGGATTACCAGCCGCCTGCATTCAGTGTGGAAAGTGTCGAGCTGACGTTCTCCCTGTTCGAGGAACAGTGTCAGGTTCTTAGCCATTTGCGTATAAAGCGTCAGCACCCCGGGCAACTGGTGCTCAATGGCGGGCAGCATGCGGAGGTGTTGCGCGTTGAGGTCAACGGAGAGCTGTTGCATGAGTCTGGCTATCGGGTAAATGGCGAAGACTGGGTGATCGAAGCGGTACCCGATGAAGCGACCCTGACTGTTCTGACCCAGTTGCAGCCGCAGAACAACACCACGCTCGAAGGCTTGTACAAATCCAGCAGCATGTATTGCACTCAGTGTGAGGCGGAAGGCTTCCGTCAGATCACGCTCTATCCCGACCGTCCCGATGTCATGAGTGTGTTCACCACCCGTATCGAGGCCGACAAGGCGCTGTATCCGGTTCTGTTGTCTAACGGTAATCTGGTGGAGCAGGGTGAGCTGGAAAATGGCCGTCACTTTGCTGTATGGCATGACCCTTTCCGCAAACCGAGCTATCTGTTTGCCCTTGTTGCTGGTGATCTGCAACACATCGAAGACAGCTTCACCACCATGAGCGGACGCGCGGTGACACTGCGTCTGTACACCGAAGCCAGGAACATCAGTAAGACAGAATTTGCCATGGGCGCGTTGCAGCGCTCAATGAAGTGGGACGAGGAAACCTACGGTCGCGAGTATGATCTGGACCTGTTCAATATCGTCGCGGTTGATGACTTCAACATGGGCGCGATGGAGAACAAAAGCCTCAATATCTTCAACTCTTCCTGTGTGCTGGCCCGTGCCGATACAACGACTGATGCCGGTTTTCAGCGTATTGAAGCCATCGTCGCCCACGAATATTTCCACAACTGGTCCGGTAACCGTGTGACCTGCCGAGACTGGTTCCAGCTCAGTCTTAAAGAGGGCTTCACGGTATTCCGTGACAGTCAGTTTTCCTCCGATATGGGCTCGGCAGCCGTCAAGCGTATTGAAGATGTGACTCTGTTACGTACGGCACAGTTTGCCGAGGATGCAGGCCCGACCTCCCATCCTGTACGCCCTGATAACTACATGGAAATTTCCAACTTCTACACCCTGACCATCTATGAGAAGGGCGCAGAAGTGGTGCGCATGATCCACACGCTGCTGGGGGCAGAACTGTTCCGTCTGGGCAGTGATCTGTACTTTGAGCGTTTTGATGGCCAGGCCGTTACCTGTGATGATTTCGTGCGTTGCATGGAAGAGGTCAGTGGCCGTGACCTGAGCCAGTTTATGCGCTGGTACACGCAGGCGGGCACGCCGCGTCTGCAGGTGACTGACGAGTATGATGCCGCGACAGGGACCTACTATCTGGATGTCCGCCAGAGCTGCCCGGCTACTCCCGGTCAGGAGCAGAAACTGCCATTCCATATTCCACTGGCTGTTGGCCTGCTGTACCCCGATGGCACCGAGCATCACTTGCAGGGGGACTCTACCCTGGTGCTGGATGTCACTGAAGCTGAACAGCGCTTCATGTTCAAAGGTATCACCCAGCGACCGATTCCCAGCCTGCTGCGCGGATTCTCTGCACCGGTGAAGCTGGACTATCCCTATAGTCGCGAGGAGCTGAGCTTCCTGATGAGCCACGATACCGATGGCTTCAATCGCTGGGAAGCGGGCCAGCGTCTGGCTATGGCGGTCCTGCAGGAGCAGATTGGCGCGATTCAGGCAGGCGAAGAGTTAGAGGTTGATCCGGCGCTGATCGCAGCGTTTGAGCGGGTGCTGGACGATACCGATCTGGACTATGCCGTGGCCGCCAAGGTGCTGACACTGCCCAGCGAGGCTTATCTGGCTGAGAATGCCCAGGTTATCGACGTGGAAGCCATTCATCAGGCCCGTCGCCGGGTACGGAAAGTGCTTGCCGATGCACTCTGTGCGCGTTTCCGTGAGCGTTACCATGCTACTGAACCGGATGGTGTCTATGCCTTCCACGGTTCGTCTATCGGTCAGCGCGCGCTGAACAATCTGTGTCTCGGTTACCTGCTGGCGACCGAGCGTGAGGAGGCCTTGGAGCTGGTTCGGCAGCAATACGCTGAAGCCGATAACATGACTGACAGCATGGGAGCCCTGGCCGCTGTGGTGCACAGCCCCTTCACCACAGTGGCCGATGAACTGCTCGGGCAATTCTACGGGCGCTGGAGTGAAGATGCGCTGGTCGTTAACCAGTGGTTGTCACTCCAGGCGTCGGTAGCGGGGGAAGGAACGCTGGCCAAGGTACAGAGTCTGTTACAGCATGCGGCCTTCGACTGGCGTAACCCTAACAAGGTGCGTTCGGTGCTCGGGGCTTATGGCCAGAGTTCGGTTGGTTTCCACCGTGCTGATGGCGCAGGTTATGAATTCCTGGCGGATCAGGTGATTCATCTTGACCCGATGAATCCACAACTGGCATCACGTATGGTGACGCCGTTGACCCGCTGGCGCCGGTATCCGACTGCTCGTCAGGCGCAGATGCGTGCAGCGCTGGAACGTATTGCGGCGCAGCCGTTATCCAAGGATGTATACGAAATCGTAAGCAAGAGTCTGGCCTGA
- a CDS encoding UDP-2,3-diacylglucosamine diphosphatase yields the protein MSILFISDLHLQPNRPDITQGLLDLLEQEKAALEQLYILGDLFEYWIGDDGIQPWQAPVLQALKSLSDGGCQVFFQHGNRDFLIGERFAALTGATLLPEEFLTTLYGVPTLLMHGDSLCTRDSAYMAFRQQTRSPAWIGQVLAMPLADRVKLAQSLRDQSKMAGQTKSESIMDVTPEEVDNALLRHQATVMIHGHTHRPDRHPIILEHRPHERIVLGDWDSRGWGLWIDSSNPADWQLRSFQLPAQTA from the coding sequence ATGAGTATCCTGTTCATTTCCGACTTGCACCTGCAACCGAATCGTCCTGATATCACTCAGGGTTTGCTTGACCTGCTGGAGCAGGAAAAAGCCGCCCTTGAGCAGCTGTATATTCTGGGTGACCTGTTCGAGTACTGGATCGGCGATGACGGGATACAACCCTGGCAGGCCCCCGTGCTTCAGGCATTGAAAAGCCTTAGCGACGGTGGCTGCCAGGTATTCTTCCAGCATGGCAACCGTGATTTTCTGATCGGTGAACGCTTTGCTGCCTTGACCGGAGCCACACTACTTCCGGAAGAGTTTCTTACCACACTGTATGGCGTCCCGACGCTCCTGATGCACGGCGACAGCCTCTGTACTCGAGACTCGGCCTACATGGCCTTCCGCCAGCAGACGCGATCACCGGCCTGGATCGGTCAGGTACTGGCTATGCCACTGGCAGACAGGGTCAAACTGGCGCAGTCTCTACGTGACCAGAGCAAGATGGCCGGACAAACCAAAAGCGAAAGCATCATGGATGTCACGCCTGAAGAAGTGGACAACGCACTGCTTCGCCATCAGGCAACAGTGATGATTCACGGCCATACCCACCGCCCAGACCGCCACCCGATTATTCTTGAGCACCGTCCGCATGAACGTATTGTGCTGGGTGACTGGGATAGCCGCGGCTGGGGACTGTGGATCGACAGCAGCAACCCCGCTGACTGGCAATTGCGTTCATTCCAGCTGCCAGCCCAAACAGCCTGA
- a CDS encoding DUF2726 domain-containing protein, producing the protein MKLTDLTSIPVPMIAVAIAALLVIALLWRLLTRRHRHAPQALALNTHPLDAEHLFMLQALQQAVPDTLLVLADIPVGRVVEADQRSAVQRHTASDMESTLFDFLLIEKDSGKVRAAVEYQDQDSNPAQLSWLEELCHMVDLPLLTLIKGVNDSPRGLKDKLNEVLQRQRFQLKPDDVPQDDVLASLAQLERNKPDNDPLAGLSASREAESAPVPERRAAMPQQPVRAAATPVAPREPTFSEARHFAPVPASRFKTPPPDDIEWDERNTNPEVPILEQMAEPPVPQAAQIPRHRLPLDELQLNPLAPASMADTATRITTTRMEVPVAPAPTRPVQQPVSPRINAPRRSTNAINDLIDDDDPPISL; encoded by the coding sequence ATGAAGCTGACCGATCTTACCTCTATTCCCGTTCCGATGATTGCTGTGGCCATCGCAGCCCTGCTTGTCATCGCTCTGCTGTGGCGTCTGCTCACTCGCCGCCATCGGCACGCACCGCAGGCACTGGCGCTGAATACTCACCCGCTTGATGCCGAGCATCTGTTCATGCTGCAGGCATTGCAGCAGGCTGTCCCCGATACCTTACTCGTGCTGGCCGACATTCCGGTCGGGCGTGTCGTGGAAGCAGACCAGCGCAGTGCTGTCCAACGCCATACCGCATCGGACATGGAATCGACCCTGTTCGACTTTCTACTGATCGAAAAAGACAGTGGCAAAGTACGTGCTGCGGTCGAATATCAGGATCAGGACAGTAACCCGGCGCAACTCAGCTGGCTTGAAGAACTCTGCCATATGGTTGACCTCCCCTTGCTGACGCTGATCAAAGGGGTCAATGACAGCCCACGAGGGCTGAAAGACAAGCTGAACGAGGTACTGCAACGGCAGCGTTTCCAGCTTAAGCCGGATGATGTGCCACAGGACGACGTGCTTGCCAGCCTGGCGCAACTGGAACGTAACAAGCCCGACAATGATCCACTGGCAGGCCTATCTGCCAGCCGAGAAGCAGAGTCAGCTCCTGTGCCTGAGCGTCGTGCGGCAATGCCTCAGCAACCTGTACGCGCGGCCGCCACGCCTGTCGCCCCGCGTGAACCGACGTTCAGTGAAGCACGACATTTTGCTCCTGTACCGGCATCCCGCTTCAAGACTCCTCCACCCGACGATATCGAGTGGGATGAGCGCAACACCAATCCAGAAGTGCCCATTCTCGAGCAAATGGCTGAGCCACCCGTGCCTCAGGCCGCGCAGATACCTCGGCACAGACTGCCACTGGACGAGCTGCAGCTTAACCCGCTGGCGCCTGCCTCAATGGCTGACACCGCGACCAGAATAACCACAACCAGAATGGAAGTACCTGTTGCACCAGCCCCCACACGACCGGTCCAGCAACCCGTCAGCCCGCGCATCAACGCACCACGCCGAAGCACCAACGCCATTAATGATCTGATTGATGATGACGACCCGCCCATAAGCCTCTGA